Proteins encoded by one window of Panicum virgatum strain AP13 chromosome 7N, P.virgatum_v5, whole genome shotgun sequence:
- the LOC120681816 gene encoding diacylglycerol lipase-beta-like isoform X1 has protein sequence MPRKTLLPTRGPTTPSPPLLLLRRLLPRRRAPSSPPPPPARRRTAAMAPRAGDPAAAAAAAAASFRIGMVRAVSFLVGGLNLAVLLLGLYLADAVLPSGCRGLLAFAATPALAGVRVLAMIGAARAQHATADAIARRHLHEDDASVAADAVARHEIRVRYKRWLWWTRFGMAVGALQLVAAIYLMFVIVRDLSKERRSTSCFFGQDEADRNSGRTLIALFLILSWVVVIVQCFTGSDILRWRSFYATHDMAWKAHYREVFDHGIREALCCLGRAKYLTVLEEDEVYSVARLLGDLVAYRASGTGHLELLAGLALLQKHGNLPESQTDLMEASHELMQEAAFLHPFAEACYTGPLLDFGRNPILFPCAWVYRQGVLTPWARRSRPALDGDNWWRGHAAAFLRFVNIPPKALLRGRVCQSKREAAYFVVVLHDKRTVLIGVRGTETPEDLITDGLCRECAFTMEDLDGLINSEKTPATTRERVISTFPHYGHGGIVEAARELFMQLNECTGENTSSGRLGFLSTLLGEGSECHGYKVRIVGHSLGGAVATVLGMMLFGKYPDVHVYAYGPLPCVDFVIAEACSHFVTTIICNYEFSSRLSINSILRLRSAAISALSDNSPADTAMIQKLARRILHVNRYHDNGTHGPNDDIIEGYSDRRTAGAAVPNETQISHQDPLCNTEPELQIVQNGFVGYSGSSGGLNNGHDVQIIPIDGPDSGFKEHPASYREISVEPPEMFLPGLIVHMVRQRRSLLPLWQCWNVQETEPPYKAVLAKRENFRDIVVTPSMFTDHLPWRCHLAMQKILEAQTPKRSANSGSSIQHLV, from the exons atGCCTAGAAAGACCCTCCTCCCCACCCGCGGGCccaccaccccctcccccccgctcctcctcctacgccgcctcctcccccgccgccgcgcgccctcctcgcccccgccgccgcccgcccggcggaggaccgccgccatggccccccgcgccggcgaccccgcggcggcggcggcggcggcggcggcctccttccGGATCGGGATGGTGCGGGCGGTTTCCTTCCTCGTGGGCGGGCTCAACCTCGCGGTGCTGCTGCTCGGGCTCTACCTCGCCGACGCCGTGCTCCCGTCGGGGTGCCGCGGCCTCCTCGCGTTCGCCGCGACGCCCGCGCTGGCCGGGGTCCGCGTGCTCGCCATGatcggcgccgcgcgcgcgcagcaCGCCACGGCGGACGCCATCGCCAGGCGCCACCTCCACGAGGACGACGCCTCTGTCGCAGCTGATGCCGTAGCTCGCCATGAGATTAGG GTGAGGTATAAACGCTGGTTGTGGTGGACCAGATTTGGCATGGCAGTTGGTGCGTTGCAGTTGGTTGCAGCAATTTATCTCATGTTTGTCATTGTAAGAGATCTCTCAAAAGAAAGAAGATCCACATCCTGCTTCTTTG GACAGGATGAAGCTGATCGGAACTCAGGGAGAACCCTTATTGCTTTATTTCTTATCCTTTCCTGGGTTGTGGTCATCGTCCAGTGCTTCACGGGTTCTGACATATTGAGGTGGCGATCATTTTATGCGACACATGACATGGCCTGGAAAGCTCATTACAGGGAAGTTTTTGACCATGGAATTCGAGAAGCTTTGTGCTGCCTAGGGCGTGCAAAATATCT AACTGTACTAGAAGAAGATGAGGTTTATTCTGTTGCAAGACTTCTTGGTGATTTGGTTGCATATCGTGCTTCTGGGACGGGACATCTGGAGCTCTTAGCAG GTCTCGCTCTATTGCAGAAGCATGGGAATTTACCTGAATCGCAGACTGACCTTATGGAGGCATCCCATGAGCTCATGCAAGAAGCTGCTTTCCTCCATCCATTTGCTGAAGCATGTTACACG GGGCCACTTCTTGATTTTGGAAGAAATCCTATTTTGTTTCCCTGTGCATGGGTTTATAGACAAGGTGTGTTAACTCCGTGGGCACGCAGAAG TCGCCCTGCACTTGATGGTGATAATTGGTGGCGAGGCCATGCTGCAGCTTTCCTTAGATTCGTTAATATACCACCAAAAGCACTTCTGCGAGGACGTGTTTGCCAG AGCAAGCGTGAAGCTGCTTACTTTGTTGTGGTCCTCCATGACAAAAGAACTGTTCTTATAGGGGTTCGTGGAACAGAGACGCCGGAGGATCTCATAACTGATGGATTATGTAGAGAATGTGCTTTTACTATGGAAGATTTGGATGGACTAATTAA TAGTGAAAAAACACCTGCAACTACACGAGAGAGAGTTATTTCAACATTTCCACATTATGGGCATGGTGGAATTGTAGAGGCTGCCAGGGAGCTTTTCATGCAACTAAACGAATGCACAGGAG AAAACACATCATCTGGAAGACTCGGATTCCTCTCCACACTGCTGGGGGAGGGCAGTGAGTGTCATGGATATAAAGTTCGTATTGTTGGGCATTCTTTAGGAGGTGCTGTTGCTACAGTCCTAGGAATGATG CTCTTTGGCAAATACCCAGACGTGCATGTATATGCATATGGACCTCTTCCTTGTGTGGACTTTGTAATTGCGGAAGCATGTTCACATTTTGTCACCAC CATCATTTGCAATTATGAGTTCTCCTCTCGGCTTTCAATCAATTCGATCCTCCGGTTACGATCTGCTGCAATAAGTGCTCTTTCTGATAACTCTCCAGCTGATACAGCAATGATACAAAAGCTTGCTCGAAGAATTTTGCATGTGAACAGATATCATGACAATGGAACTCATGGTCCCAATGATGACATAATTGAGGGCTATTCTGATCGTAGGACGGCAG GGGCGGCGGTACCTAATGAAACTCAAATTTCTCATCAGGATCCATTATGCAATACTGAGCCAGAACTCCAAATTGTGCAAAATGGCTTTGTTGGGTATAGTGGATCCAGTGGAGGCCTAAATAATGGCCATGATGTCCAAATAATTCCAATTGATGGGCCTGATTCTGGTTTCAAAGAGCATCCGGCATCTTACAGAGAAATATCAGTGGAGCCTCCTGAGATGTTTCTTCCCGGCTTAATTGTTCATATGGTGAGGCAAAGAAGAAGCCTCCTTCCTCTTTGGCAATGCTGGAACGTTCAGGAAACTGAGCCACCATACAAAGCTGTTTTAGCGAAAAGGGAGAACTTCAGGGATATAGTGGTTACTCCTTCCATGTTTACAGATCACTTACCTTGGAG GTGCCACCTTGCTATGCAGAAAATTCTTGAAGCCCAAACGCCTAAGAGATCCGCAAATTCTGGTTCGTCCATACAGCATTTGGTCTGA
- the LOC120681816 gene encoding diacylglycerol lipase-beta-like isoform X2 has product MPRKTLLPTRGPTTPSPPLLLLRRLLPRRRAPSSPPPPPARRRTAAMAPRAGDPAAAAAAAAASFRIGMVRAVSFLVGGLNLAVLLLGLYLADAVLPSGCRGLLAFAATPALAGVRVLAMIGAARAQHATADAIARRHLHEDDASVAADAVARHEIRVRYKRWLWWTRFGMAVGALQLVAAIYLMFVIVRDLSKERRSTSCFFGQDEADRNSGRTLIALFLILSWVVVIVQCFTGSDILRWRSFYATHDMAWKAHYREVFDHGIREALCCLGRAKYLTVLEEDEVYSVARLLGDLVAYRASGTGHLELLAGLALLQKHGNLPESQTDLMEASHELMQEAAFLHPFAEACYTGPLLDFGRNPILFPCAWVYRQGVLTPWARRSRPALDGDNWWRGHAAAFLRFVNIPPKALLRGRVCQSKREAAYFVVVLHDKRTVLIGVRGTETPEDLITDGLCRECAFTMEDLDGLINEKTPATTRERVISTFPHYGHGGIVEAARELFMQLNECTGENTSSGRLGFLSTLLGEGSECHGYKVRIVGHSLGGAVATVLGMMLFGKYPDVHVYAYGPLPCVDFVIAEACSHFVTTIICNYEFSSRLSINSILRLRSAAISALSDNSPADTAMIQKLARRILHVNRYHDNGTHGPNDDIIEGYSDRRTAGAAVPNETQISHQDPLCNTEPELQIVQNGFVGYSGSSGGLNNGHDVQIIPIDGPDSGFKEHPASYREISVEPPEMFLPGLIVHMVRQRRSLLPLWQCWNVQETEPPYKAVLAKRENFRDIVVTPSMFTDHLPWRCHLAMQKILEAQTPKRSANSGSSIQHLV; this is encoded by the exons atGCCTAGAAAGACCCTCCTCCCCACCCGCGGGCccaccaccccctcccccccgctcctcctcctacgccgcctcctcccccgccgccgcgcgccctcctcgcccccgccgccgcccgcccggcggaggaccgccgccatggccccccgcgccggcgaccccgcggcggcggcggcggcggcggcggcctccttccGGATCGGGATGGTGCGGGCGGTTTCCTTCCTCGTGGGCGGGCTCAACCTCGCGGTGCTGCTGCTCGGGCTCTACCTCGCCGACGCCGTGCTCCCGTCGGGGTGCCGCGGCCTCCTCGCGTTCGCCGCGACGCCCGCGCTGGCCGGGGTCCGCGTGCTCGCCATGatcggcgccgcgcgcgcgcagcaCGCCACGGCGGACGCCATCGCCAGGCGCCACCTCCACGAGGACGACGCCTCTGTCGCAGCTGATGCCGTAGCTCGCCATGAGATTAGG GTGAGGTATAAACGCTGGTTGTGGTGGACCAGATTTGGCATGGCAGTTGGTGCGTTGCAGTTGGTTGCAGCAATTTATCTCATGTTTGTCATTGTAAGAGATCTCTCAAAAGAAAGAAGATCCACATCCTGCTTCTTTG GACAGGATGAAGCTGATCGGAACTCAGGGAGAACCCTTATTGCTTTATTTCTTATCCTTTCCTGGGTTGTGGTCATCGTCCAGTGCTTCACGGGTTCTGACATATTGAGGTGGCGATCATTTTATGCGACACATGACATGGCCTGGAAAGCTCATTACAGGGAAGTTTTTGACCATGGAATTCGAGAAGCTTTGTGCTGCCTAGGGCGTGCAAAATATCT AACTGTACTAGAAGAAGATGAGGTTTATTCTGTTGCAAGACTTCTTGGTGATTTGGTTGCATATCGTGCTTCTGGGACGGGACATCTGGAGCTCTTAGCAG GTCTCGCTCTATTGCAGAAGCATGGGAATTTACCTGAATCGCAGACTGACCTTATGGAGGCATCCCATGAGCTCATGCAAGAAGCTGCTTTCCTCCATCCATTTGCTGAAGCATGTTACACG GGGCCACTTCTTGATTTTGGAAGAAATCCTATTTTGTTTCCCTGTGCATGGGTTTATAGACAAGGTGTGTTAACTCCGTGGGCACGCAGAAG TCGCCCTGCACTTGATGGTGATAATTGGTGGCGAGGCCATGCTGCAGCTTTCCTTAGATTCGTTAATATACCACCAAAAGCACTTCTGCGAGGACGTGTTTGCCAG AGCAAGCGTGAAGCTGCTTACTTTGTTGTGGTCCTCCATGACAAAAGAACTGTTCTTATAGGGGTTCGTGGAACAGAGACGCCGGAGGATCTCATAACTGATGGATTATGTAGAGAATGTGCTTTTACTATGGAAGATTTGGATGGACTAATTAA TGAAAAAACACCTGCAACTACACGAGAGAGAGTTATTTCAACATTTCCACATTATGGGCATGGTGGAATTGTAGAGGCTGCCAGGGAGCTTTTCATGCAACTAAACGAATGCACAGGAG AAAACACATCATCTGGAAGACTCGGATTCCTCTCCACACTGCTGGGGGAGGGCAGTGAGTGTCATGGATATAAAGTTCGTATTGTTGGGCATTCTTTAGGAGGTGCTGTTGCTACAGTCCTAGGAATGATG CTCTTTGGCAAATACCCAGACGTGCATGTATATGCATATGGACCTCTTCCTTGTGTGGACTTTGTAATTGCGGAAGCATGTTCACATTTTGTCACCAC CATCATTTGCAATTATGAGTTCTCCTCTCGGCTTTCAATCAATTCGATCCTCCGGTTACGATCTGCTGCAATAAGTGCTCTTTCTGATAACTCTCCAGCTGATACAGCAATGATACAAAAGCTTGCTCGAAGAATTTTGCATGTGAACAGATATCATGACAATGGAACTCATGGTCCCAATGATGACATAATTGAGGGCTATTCTGATCGTAGGACGGCAG GGGCGGCGGTACCTAATGAAACTCAAATTTCTCATCAGGATCCATTATGCAATACTGAGCCAGAACTCCAAATTGTGCAAAATGGCTTTGTTGGGTATAGTGGATCCAGTGGAGGCCTAAATAATGGCCATGATGTCCAAATAATTCCAATTGATGGGCCTGATTCTGGTTTCAAAGAGCATCCGGCATCTTACAGAGAAATATCAGTGGAGCCTCCTGAGATGTTTCTTCCCGGCTTAATTGTTCATATGGTGAGGCAAAGAAGAAGCCTCCTTCCTCTTTGGCAATGCTGGAACGTTCAGGAAACTGAGCCACCATACAAAGCTGTTTTAGCGAAAAGGGAGAACTTCAGGGATATAGTGGTTACTCCTTCCATGTTTACAGATCACTTACCTTGGAG GTGCCACCTTGCTATGCAGAAAATTCTTGAAGCCCAAACGCCTAAGAGATCCGCAAATTCTGGTTCGTCCATACAGCATTTGGTCTGA
- the LOC120681180 gene encoding serine/threonine-protein kinase OXI1-like, producing the protein MPSPGATLRVRAERVTGHEEEDGTDEWGPPVSERSCGIQLSEREERGGDQGSEDISYDLADSASPCQAAVACHVSQSVPCPPHPPPPPAHQPQPHPPPPQPTPLERAPSSRVTAAMTAATAPPPPRQLSLEDLKAVSVLGRGAKGVVFHVVPAPGEPEGGAAAEAAMALKAVSREAARHRKAASGDGDGHRRIWFERDVLLALRHPLLPSLRGVLATDAVVGFAIDRCGGGDLNSLRRRQTERMFSDSVIRFYAAELVLALEYLHSLGIVYRDLKPENVLIQDSGHIMLVDFDLSTRLPAPPQEPDAPAESTKPAPPVAAPSPGRGKPRKPAGTALCFPFRTGGAAKPAAAAADSPSPPSTSRTASSSSSSSTATTASSGASAGARTPAKSNSFVGTEDYVAPEIIAGRGHDFAVDWWGLGVVLYEMLYGRTPFRGQNRKETFYRVLAKQPELVGEQTPLRDLIARLLEKDPEKRIGARGVKAHPFFRGVDWDRILHVARPPFIPSPPQEEDGDDALDVEKVVREVFASNDAEAAKAGDNASPEADGGRGGDGEGRRRDPSKDGDFSVFF; encoded by the exons ATGCCTTCCCCTGGAGCGACGCTACGAGTCAGAGCAGAGCGCGTCACGGGCCACGAGGAGGAAGACGGAACTGACGAGTGGGGGCCACCTGTAAGTGAGAGAAGCTGCGGGATCCAGCTgtcggagagggaggagagaggaggagatcAGGGCAGCGAGGACATTTCGTACGACCTTGCTGACTCAGCGTCGCCGTGTCAGGCCGCCGTGGCGTGCCACGTCAGCCaaagtg TCCCCTGCCctcctcaccccccccccccccccgcgcaccAACCCCAACCCCACCCTCCGCCGCCCCAACCGACCCCCCTCGAGCGAGCGCCCTCGTCGCGCGTGACGGCCGCAATGACGGccgccacggcgccgccgccgccgcggcagctgAGCCTGGAGGACCTGAAGGCGGTGTCCGTGCTGGGGCGCGGCGCCAAGGGCGTCGTGTTCCACGTCGTGCCCGCCCCGGGGGAgccggagggcggcgccgcggcggaggcggcgatggCGCTCAAGGCGGTCTcgcgggaggcggcgcggcacaggaaggcggcgagcggggacggggacggccACCGCCGGATCTGGTTCGAGCGGGACGTGCTCCTCGCGCTGCGCCACCCGCTGCTCCCCTCGCTCCGGGGCGTCCTCGCCACCGACGCCGTCGTGGGATTCGCCATCgaccgctgcggcggcggcgacctcaaCTCGCTCCGGCGTCGCCAGACCGAGAGGATGTTCTCCGACTCCGTCATCCG GTTCTACGCGGCGGAGCTGGTGCTGGCGCTCGAGTACCTGCACAGCCTCGGGATCGTGTACCGGGACCTCAAGCCGGAGAACGTCCTCATCCAGGACAGCGGCCACATCATGCTCGTCGACTTCGACCTCTCCACGCGgctcccggcgccgccgcaggagccggACGCGCCGGCCGAGAGCACTAAACCGGCGCCTCCggtcgccgcgccgtcgccgggcCGTGGGAAGCCCAGGAAACCAGCGGGCACCGCCCTGTGCTTCCCATTCcgcaccggcggcgccgcgaagcctgccgcggcggccgcggactcgccgtcgccgccgtcgacctcgcggacggcctcctcgtcgtcctcatccTCCACGGCGACCACGGCCTCATCCGGGGCCTCGGCCGGCGCGCGGACGCCCGCGAAGTCGAACTCGTTCGTGGGGACGGAGGACTACGTGGCGCCGGAGATCATCGCCGGGCGCGGCCACGACTTCGCCGTGGACTGGTGGGGCCTGGGCGTGGTGCTCTACGAGATGCTCTACGGGCGCACGCCGTTCCGGGGGCAGAACCGCAAGGAGACCTTCTACCGCGTCCTCGCCAAGCAGCCGGAGCTCGTCGGCGAGCAGACGCCGCTGCGCGACCTCATCGCCCGCCTCCTCGAGAAGGACCCCGAGAAGCGCatcggcgcgcgcggcgtcaAGGCCCACCCCTTCTTCCGGGGCGTCGACTGGGACCGCATCCTCCATGTGGCGCGCCCGCCGTTCATCCCGTCCCCGCCGCAGGAAGAGGACGGCGACGACGCGCTCGACGTCGAGAAGGTCGTGCGCGAGGTGTTCGCCTCCAATGACGCCGAGGCTGCAAAGGCGGGCGACAACGCTTCGCCGGAGGCGGatgggggccgcggcggcgacggtgaagGGCGGAGGAGAGACCCATCAAAAGATGGTGACTTCTCCGTGTTTTTCTGa